In the genome of Ursus arctos isolate Adak ecotype North America unplaced genomic scaffold, UrsArc2.0 scaffold_22, whole genome shotgun sequence, the window tcctttttatttttaattgagatataattcacataccataaaatttagcCTTTTAAATTATATGATTCAGTAGatgttttagtatattcacaaagttttatgaccatcaccactatctaagcttagaacattttcataacCCCCAAAGAGATACCCCATACTCAAGCAGGCACGCCTCATTTCCCCTtttccagcctctggcaaccactaatgtactttcttttctgggtttgcctattttggatatttcatataaatggaatcatgtgagatgtggccttttgtgtctcgtttctttcacttagcacaatattttcaaagttcatccatgttcttcatttatttttatgactgaataatattccattgtatgggtagaccacattttgtttacccattcatcagtcagtggactttgggtttttactttttagcttattttcattattgtgaataatgctgctatgaacaagtTTTTATGCAGTACAGCTGTTTTCTGAGGGATAATTTTGGGGCAGAAATCTTACTTATTTGGACATATGTGGCATGTAAGCCTTCATTGACCAGTACAGAGACTTACCTGCTTGGCATGAGTAAGCTGAAACAGtggtgacatttttatttaaaaaaatttttttgccagaAATATGTAGATGGTTGAAACATGAATCTCCtatgataaaaattaatgtgaaattGAATTTCTTGAGTACATTTGGTtttagccttctttttttttttttttttttttaagattttatttatttatttgacagagagacagccagcaagagagggaacacaagcagggggagtgggagaggaggaagcaggctcccaacagaggagcctgatgtggggctcgatcccaggactccgggatcacaccccgagccgaaggcagacgcttaacaactgtgccacccaggtgccccgtggttTTAGCCTTCTGAACAAATAACTCAGCCTGGTAATAATTTTAGGTCAATTTCATCTCCTTAGTGATTAAAATATTACCATTATTTATGTATCAGAAATTACCCTTCCCTTATTTGAAGAAACTTGATTTCATATTATTAATTTAAAGACAGGGAATTGCCAcattgtatgctttaaatatcttaacaattatatatgtcatttatgtcttaataaaaccaaattaaaaaataaaaatctatagccaagataaaaataagttaaagacATGGAATGGAGGATTTCTTTTGAGAGATATGTGTTATAACCATTtcgtattttttttctttttctggtatcCTTTACCATCCTCAGTATATCCTCTTGCCTCATACGTAGGTGATGACAAAAACCTCCCAAGTAGTCAGTGATGGCAGAAGTACATTTCTTGAGTacaaaactatttattttaaatatatataaatatctggGGGAAAGTGACTGGTTTTGGACTTTCAAACTAGCTTATTTGCTATCCTTAAAGTAATCAACTGGTAATTTTTATACTCTGTACCTCTCTaaatgcctaaaatattttctgctctttttaaaagtaactaaTTTACAAAACAAGATTCTCCCTAAGAGTATTTATGATttaggacattttttaaaaagattttacttattggggcacctgggtggctcagccattaagcgtctgccttcggctcaggtcatgatctcagggtcctgggatcgagacccacattgggctccctgcttggcgggaagcctgcttctccctctcccactccccttgcttgtgttccctctcttgctgtctctcgctgtctctctctgtcaaataaataaataaaatccttaaagattttatttatttatttgacagagagagcacaggcaggggggagtggcggggagagggagaagcagactccctgctgggcaggtcTCCATCCcgggactgtgggatcatgacctgagccaaaggcagatgcttaaccaacggagtcacccaggcgaccctgatttaagacattttttaaaagcttttccctgcttttaatttttttctccctgcttttagttttatttgcatttattttatgcagAATTTAGTCCCAGGCCATAAGtctttgtttcttcagtttcttctgggatatctttttcttctgtgaaaccTCCTCTTCTGGTTTAGGAACAGTCTCCTCTTTTTCAGTACGGATCCTCTCAATGGGGCAGAGAGAGCTCATGTCTGGGTAAATCTGACCACGAGCTCTGTACGTTCTTGTTGCATCTTGAGGGCTTCATTCACCTGGATGTGCTCAGTGACCAGAGAATCTACGTCTAAACCCCTAAGTTCAGCATTACTCTCTGCATTTTTAAGCATTTGCAGTAAAAATTCAgcagtcctggggcgcctgggtggcacagcggttaagcgtctgccttcggctcagggcgtgatcctggcgttatgggatcgagccccacatcaggctcctccactgggagcctgcttcttcctctcccactccccctgcttgtgttccctctctcgctggctgtctctatctctgtcgaataaataaataaaatctttaaaaaaaaaaaaaaattcagcagtCCTTTGGGTCACCGAACTTGTGTCCAGCCCCACTTCTTGGCTTGGGCACACCTACCACCTCCACCATTATAGTGGCAGGATGGCACATATTGCTTCTGTCAAGTGACATCCTTCAGATACGTGGTGGCTTTCACATATACATACCCTTGACGGCCTGGAAGGTTTCACATGTGTTCTTAAAGTGAACACGAAGATTTGAACCTCTTAATTTGCATGATTTTGTAGGGTTGTATGGGTCAAGTGAATAGTGAACCATTTTCAGAGATCACCTCAGGCTGCTTATGGGAACAGCTAAAAACTTTTTAATTCTGTGCAGCATAAAAGTAACTTTAAGCTGGGATAATTAAATTTCAGTGTAGAGTTGatagtagtaaaaataaaaatccatttgagAGGGAAATTATCTGTACAAGATACAGATCACTTTTCCAATATAAATTGTTTTTACCTAGCTGCTTGGAAATAAACATGATGGTAATTATCTCCCAAATACCTAATTACCAATTCTTGATGGATAAGGACATTGTGTTCTATAATTATTATAGAACTCTTCTGATGTACTTAGACTGTAAGAATATTTGAATTGACTAActtgttttttcttcaagttGTTCACTTGTAGAGGACAGGTTTCTATAAAGCTGAGAAGCCTGACCCGTGGGATGTTGGTAATTCAGAGGTTGTATTGAAGCTTTGAGGCTTCCAAAATATTACTAGTATTTGTGAATTCTTGGGATCCTGCGCTTCAGAGACAATGAACACTGTACTTAATTTTCTTACTCCCCTGCTAATAGCATTTGAGGCCTCTTGTTCTTCCTTTGGTccttggttgtttgttttgttttgttttgttttttttaagattttatttatttgacagagagacaccacgagagagggaacataagcagggggagtgggggaggagaagcaggcctcccgctgagcggggagcccaatgcaggggctcgatcccaggaccccaggatcatgacctgaagtgaaggcagatgcttaacgactgagccacccaggcgccccttaagattttatttctttacttaagagagagagtgcacaagcagggggagcaacagagggagagacaggttCCCTGTCAAACAGGGAGCCCAAATCAGGGCtaggggatcatgacctgagccaagggcagatgcttaactgactgagccaccccggcacccctggTGCTTGGTTTTGTTTAAAGAATGCCAGACTAGGAAAAAAGGGCTGTTGCTCTTGATCATTGACGGGTGTCAAAACCTGTGTGAAACATTGAGtcatttagtttttcattttacagattgtTTACTTATGTAGAGGTGTGGGATGGGGTTATTAGTcaaagaacaaaagataaaagaaaggaaagatcaggGGCTTCTTCTATATAAACCTTTAATCTGCCGGGTCAGACCTCTCTTTTCTCTGTGGAGATTTCTGTTCTTAGAAAAAGTTTGAACTATTCTTTATGGGTCTGCCAAAGCAGAAAGCAACCCATTTCTGAGTCATAGGAAATCTTCTAACAAATGTATTTGTAGACTtggcaaaagttttttttttccttaactaaGCTATTCTTAAGGTAGGTTATTGAAAAATAGGACTGATAGGTCCATTTTGCTCCACTGTAGCTGTATTTTATGAATTATGTACTAGAATTAAAAGAGCAATGAAGTAGAGTTTGAAAGTCAACATTCTAATAGTCACGTCACTGAGTAACTGAGTGTGTCATTCTGTGGAAGATCTGCGGATGCTAAGAAAACAGATGTGAAGAGGTAATTAGTACTTACTTATGTGTATGTTCCTGGCAGGTGCTGTTGGCAGCAGCAGTCTGCACGAAAGCAGGAAAGGCTATTGTTTCCCGACAATTTGTGGAGATGACCCGCACTCGAATTGAGGGCTTGTTAGCAGCTTTTCCAAAGCTCATGAACACTGGAAAACAACATACGTTTGTTGAAACAGAGAGTGTAAGATATGTCTACCAGCCTATGGAGAAGCTGTACATGGTGCTGATCACTACCAAAAACAGTAACATCTTAGAAGATCTGGAGACCCTGAGGCTTTTCTCAAGAGTGGTAAGAGTCCTTTTGTAATAGTGGGTCATAGTTGTCTGCTTTAAATTTTCACTGTgaaactattttttccccaaagcagcCGATGCTTGTCAGTTTGCGTGCTGCATGCCCCCCAACCCAGCAGTTCATTGTTAACAGCCCCTTATTCATTCAGCAGACACTGTGTGTCCTCCTAGACTATAAGTATCCCACAAGAGAATGTGCAAACTGACCTTCTGTTTCCTAGTTCTTCAGTGGTTGCTTCAGTCTGTTTTTGTGGTTCTGACACTTGTTTGTCCATATTTTTAGATAATATTCGTTAGATAAGGCTTACTGATatagacaccacacacacacacacacacacacacacacacacacacacacacacacacagactttatGCCAAagtcttacttaaaaaaaagagtagaggGGCTACAAAGGGATTCAggttttgttgaaaaaaaaatttttttttaagattttatttatttagttgacagagatagagacagctagcgagagagggaacacaagcaggaggagtgggagaggaagaagcaggctcatagcagaggagcctgatgtggggctcgatcccataacgctgggatcacggcctgagccgaaggcagacgcttaacaactgcaccacccacgcgcccctgttgaaattattttattttattttattttattttatatttattttatttattttattttattttatattttgaaatgtgtgtattttaaagcaTAAGACTTGGGAAACATAAATGCtgataaattttaaatctttcttttccattgctGCCCACGATTAGATCCCTGAGTATTGCCGAGCCTTAGAGGAGAATGAGATATCAGAGCActgttttgatttaatttttgcttttgatgaAATTGTTGCCCTGGGATACCGGGAGAATGTGAACCTGGCACAAATCAGAACCTTCACGGAAATGGATTCTCATGAGGAAAAGGTGTTCAGAGCAGTTAGAGAGGTAAATAAATAGGGTCGTCTTCGGGacttcttgtttgtttgtctttcttttaggCTTTACTGTTTTCCCGTTCTCATTTGCTAGTATAGACTGTACTCAGCCACATCCACGGATGTCTCTTTTTGTAGACTCAAGAACGTGAAGCCAAGGCTGAGATGCGGCGTAAAGCAAAGGAATTACAACAGGCCCGAAGAGATGCAGAGAGACAGGGCAAAAAAGCCCCAGGATTTGGAGGATTTGGAAGCTCTGCAGTATCTGGAGGCGGCACAGCTGCCATGATCACAGAGACCATCATCGAAACCGATAAACCAAAAGTGGCACCTGCACCAGCCAGGTATGACTCAGTGTGTCACCACCAACCCTAGAATGGCAGATGAAGGCTGAATGTGTATATTTTGGAGTGATATCTGATTTCTGGGCAAGTTGAAAATAATGAGTGACTTGATGAAGTAAGAGGTAATATTAAATTTGgctacataataataaaggagaaatCCGAATGTGGTGGGGGATTCTTTGTGTAAAAGAGGTTTCTTTTACAAATTATACCATGAGAGTTGCCTTATTTTGGGAGAAGAGGGGATATTTAACTGTTTATGAAGCATGGATTTTTTAATCTTGGTGTGAATGGATTTCTGGGAGAATCTGTGAACTACCTGAAAGTATATGCAAGAGTTTGTTTATGCACAGGTGTATTTATCAGGATGCAAAGTACAAAGTTTTTATCTGATCATGCATGCATATGTAAATGTACCTTTGGTCTTTAGGTCCTTGAAGCttatgtattgttttaaaattttatttatttattagaaggagagagagaggggcgcctgggtggtgcagtcgttaagcgtctgccttcggctcagggcgtgatcccagggttctgggatcgagccccacatcaggctcctccgctaggagcctgcttcttcctctcccactccccctgcttgtgctccctctctcgctggctgtctctgtcaaataaataaataaaatctttaaaaaaaagagagagagagagagaggaagagagagaacaagcagggggaggcggagagggagaagcagacttccccctgagcagggagcccaatgcgggactcgatcccaggcccctgggatcatgatctgagctgaaggcagatgcttaactgactgagccacccaggcacctgaaacTTACATATTAATAGTGACTCAGCTGCCAGTTTCCACGGGAAATAGTCTAGTGCTCCACTGAACCCTAGGATGCTTGGGTTTTTCCCTTGAGATCTTCACATTCTTCTTAAAGAACAGTTTCAGGGAAAGCTTGGATGCTATGGGGTTATTAATGTTTTTTAGTCgtgatgtttttcttattttgttatttcttattcttcCACTTAGGCCTTCAGGCCCCAGCAAGGCTTTGAAACTTGGAGCCAAAGGGAAGGAAGTAGATAATTTTGTGGACAAATTGAAATCTGAAGGTGAAACTATCATGTCCTCAAATATGGGCAAACGTACTTCTGAAGCAACCAAAGTGCATGCTCCACCCATTAATATGGAAAGGTAAGCAGTAactttttcagtaaaaatgttacaaatcacataatgtgtaaaaatgtttatttcaatgCATTACAgtttttttgtgtatcttttaatttttccagatttaaaaGAGTTACAGTATATCCTAGATTTTAACATGGGGTCTTTTTATTTCCCTGTTACCCATGATTGGGGCTCTCAACTATTTATTTTCTGTGGAGTTTAGAACTTACCTTTTATTAACTCTGCTaggtttatgtttttgtttttagagcgTGTATGCGTGGAGGGGTGCTAAGggagagggatttttttttcccccaagattttatgagcgagagagtgcatgcgcacaagcatggggaagggcagagggagaaggagagatttTCAAGCAGATTCCCATCTTAGTGCAGAGTCCCACATGGGGTCActtggggctctgtctcatgaccctgagatcatgccctgagctgaaatcaagagtcagatacttagccatttgagccacccaggcaccccagtgtgctGGCTAGATTTAAAAGTAActtgtcttggggcacctggctggctcagttggtggagcagcgactcttgatctcggggttgtgagtttgagccccatgtgggatgtagagagtacttaaataaaactttatttaaataaaaatttgaaataaaaaaataataaaacttaaaaaaaatgaaagtaacttGTCTTTATGCCTAGTGTGTGCCTGTTCTCTTAAACTGAACTTGAATTAGAGGGTTAGAGCTGTGGTGGCCCCTGTGCTGTATTTTGGCAAGTCTTCTTTTAATTAAACTTTAGGGGGACCCAATCTTTAATACaaaatttataacataaatatCTATAACAGCAAATTAACATAATATCTTTTGCCTTTTCATTACTCGAACccagtatagatttttttttttaagattttatttatttgtcagagagagagagagaaagcacaagcaggaggagcggcaggcagagggagaagcaggatccctgctgaacaaggagcccaatgtgagcctcgatcccaggaccctgggattatgacctgagtcgaaggcaggtgcttaactgactgagccacccaggcgtcccgagtatatagaatattttaatttgtctcttATCTCAGAACTGGTTTGTAATATTTTTAGTTACCAAGTTCACATATTCATGACTCAGATTTCTTGTCTTGCAGCCCAGACTTCCACTGTTTTTGATAGTTTTGGGGTCAAGTGAAAGATGAGTCTGAGAGGATACTTTTATCAGGTGTGCATAGCAGTATTTTGTATGTGCTGTTCTGTATGAGATGAGCAGGGTTACATTGAGATAAATCTCTGAAATCACTGAAGCCCCTGTGCTATTCCTAGTGGTTGCTTTCAGTGAGACAGTCTTagcactattttaaaaagatgttggaAACCATTATGTATTAGGGAGGGCTTGAGACTCTTTTCTAAATGATGAAATACTTCTTGAGCATGGAGCAAACGTGTGAAAGTAAATGGGACCCTGTGTGGGCATGaccaggagaggggacagaggcagagggggagaatcctaagcagacattccctgctcagtgtggagcccagtgtggggctcgatctcacgaccttgagatcatgacctgagccaaagccaagagttggaggctcaatggactgaaccactcaggtgccccaaccgTGCGTTGTTGTAAGATACACTCCTTTCTGGTCTTGTGTATCATGCCTTTGTTTCTGGGTAGACTTACATGTTGGAACAAAGTAGGATGCCAGAATATTCTTTTAGTGTCTgcagttcacccatttaaaaatagttttagtaAAAAAATATGGATAGATTGTACTTAGTAATTGCCCAGAGCAGTagcactttttattttacttatttttttattaggttaTACATTCATGTagttcaaaattttaaaggttCAAAAAGTAttacaggggcccctgggtggctgagtccgttaagtgtccaactcttgattttggctcaggttgtgatctcagggtcgtgagattgagtgcTGTGTCAGGCTTGTGCTCagttgtggagtctgcttgtccctctccctctgctcctcacctgtccctacttaaataaataaattaatttaattaaatctaaggggaaaaaagtattaaaataagaAGTCTTTCTACCACTCAGCCAGGCAAGTTTCTCTTTTTGGAGGCAACTAGTATTAACTAGTTTTTTGGTGTGTATTCTTCTGAGAAGTATAGTCCATATGTAGGTGAATAAAAACATACAtgtctaatttttcattttttaatacataagtGGTAGCATGCTAGACACATTTTCCAATTACTTTTTTCACTCTTATTTTGGAGATGAGAACATCCCTATTTGAAGCTATAAAGACATGACATCTAAATGTAATACTTTATCCTAGACTGGATCTtgtactactttatttttttctgttttaaagattttattcattaatttatttcatagAGACACTGAATGTgcgtgagttgggggaggagcagagggagagagagaatcccaagcagactctgcactgagcacagagcccaacccagggctcgattccaggacccagatCATGGATCTGAagttcagatcatgacctgaactgaaatcaagagtctgagccgcccaggcgccctgggatCTTGTACTACTTTAAAGGACATTACTAGGTCAACTGACAGAATTGGCATATGGATGGTAGAGTAGAGAAAGTATCGGTGTCAGTTTGCAAAGTTAATAACAGTACTGTGGTTATGTTATGTAAGAGAATATCCCTGTTCTCATAAGACATACTCTGAAGTGTTTAGGGGTAAAGGGCCATGATGTGTATAATCTGCCTCTAAGtggatcaggaaaaaaaaaatcaaataatagtTGTAGGGAGTATGCAAATGATggataaaatgttaacagtgttttaaaaaggtataaatgTATTCCtggtataattttaatttttttatttttgaaattattttcttttttttttttttttttttaaagattttatttatttatttgacagagagagacagccagcgagagagggaacacaagcagggggagtgggagaggaagaagcaggctcatagcggaggagcctgatgtggggctcgatcccagaacgccgggatcacgccctgagccgaaggcagacgcttaaccgctgtgccacccaggcgcccctgaaattattttcaaatgaaaagcatTTTCAGTTTTACCTCTTGTTTCACAACTGCTTAGTATTAATTTTTGTGGAtatacttttatgtttttaagcaGTTCCCTACTGATGGACATGTAAGTTATTTCCAAACTGCTGTTGTAAACAGTTCTTCAGTGAATAATTACTATACTGTTTGCACAGGTGGGAACTTGTCTGTAGGATAAAAGGGTATAATGCTTTATCTGTACATACAGCAACAGCACCTTAAAATAAGTCGTTGATGGCTAATCACCATTAAACCCTGGAGAAAGGAATTCTGGTTTCTACCTTTATGAACAAATTGATTACTTTTTCTCTACAGTGTGCACATGAAGATTGAGGAAAAGATCACACTGACTTGTGGACGGGATGGAGGATTGCAGAATATGGAATTACATGGCATGATCATGCTTAGGATCTCAGATGATAAATTTGGCCGAATTCGTCTTCATGTGGAAAATGAAGATAAGAAAGGGGTGCAGCTACAGGTGTGTAAAGGCTTCGGATAAGGGAGTATTAGGACTTCGGTttgtttggggctcctgggtggctcaggctgttaagtgtttgccttcagctcaggtcatgatctcagcgtcctgggatcgagcccagtgtcaggtttcctgctcagcagggagtctgcctccccttctccctctgcccctcccacctgcttgtggtctctcttgctgtctctctctctctcaaataaataaataaaatctttaaaaaaacgaCTTCGGTTTGTCTGCCTAGCATAGTCTTTCTCAGCTGAAGTTTCTCACATGAACCACAGAACATAGAAAGTTAAAACTAGTGCCATTCTAGATGCCTAGGAAAGAAGTTAAGTTATTACATACAGTGGATACCTTGAGGCAGTAAATCTCTTACCAGGTGGGTTGAGAGCAACTGACAGCAGTTGTATtataatagactttttttttttttaagattttatttatttattcaacagagacagccagcgagagagggaacacaagcagggggagtgggagaggaagaagcaggttcatagcggaggagcctgatgtgggactcgatcccagaaggccgggatcacgccctgagccgaaggcagacgcttaaccgctgtgccacccaggcgccccataatagACTTTTAATAGTGGAATTGAATGAAAGGTCATTTTGAAATCGAATTATGACTTCATACTCATTAACAAAGATAGAGATAGATGCTTACTTGTTTCTGTTATGCAAAGAGTGATTCAGGATATCgcttaaaatacagttttttcaaaatggcaaagattttttaaagatttatttattttggggcacctgggtggctcaatcggttgggcatctgccttcgtctcggctcatgatcccagggtcctgggattgagtcccatgttgggctccctgctcagtgaggagcctgcttctccctctccccctgcttgtgcgcgcgctctctgtcaaataaataaataaaatcttaaaaaaaaaaaaaactttaaaaagatttatttatttactgagtgagagagagagcaggagtgtgcgtgagagtgggggtggggggcagaggaagagggagagaaacagactccccactgagtgcagagccagccATGGGTCTCAAGCTTGggaacctgagatcatgccctgagctgacgTCAGaaacttaatcaactgagccacccaggtgcccctgaagggcAATATCTGGtggtatttttgaaaagttagTAACACTA includes:
- the ARCN1 gene encoding coatomer subunit delta, translated to MVLLAAAVCTKAGKAIVSRQFVEMTRTRIEGLLAAFPKLMNTGKQHTFVETESVRYVYQPMEKLYMVLITTKNSNILEDLETLRLFSRVIPEYCRALEENEISEHCFDLIFAFDEIVALGYRENVNLAQIRTFTEMDSHEEKVFRAVRETQEREAKAEMRRKAKELQQARRDAERQGKKAPGFGGFGSSAVSGGGTAAMITETIIETDKPKVAPAPARPSGPSKALKLGAKGKEVDNFVDKLKSEGETIMSSNMGKRTSEATKVHAPPINMESVHMKIEEKITLTCGRDGGLQNMELHGMIMLRISDDKFGRIRLHVENEDKKGVQLQTHPNVDKKLFTAESLIGLKNPEKSFPVNSDVGVLKWRLQTTEESFIPLTINCWPSESGHGCDVNIEYELQEENLELSDVIITIPLPSGVGAPVIGEIDGEYRHDSRRNTLEWCLPVIDAKNKSGSLEFSIAGQPNDFFPVQVSFVSKRNYCNIQVTKVTQVDGNSPVRFSTETTFLVDKYEIL